Proteins co-encoded in one Opitutus terrae PB90-1 genomic window:
- a CDS encoding peptide ABC transporter substrate-binding protein: MSVGNSRRGARGRAAALGRTFGALLCLSIALSSGCARRDPPAATDSSARVLRISQRNEPADLDPARATLPDEFFILRALSEGLVNPLPLTSSTGAVAGVAPGVAERWETSADGLIVTFHLRADARWSNGDPVTAEDFLASYRRALQPATAASKAPLFHLVKNARAFASGALTDFAGVGFAAPDPRTFVITLERPEPNFLVYAASGPWLPVHPRTVEQHGRDWTRPENFVGNGPFTLEEWRPNQRIVVRRNPHYHSPQRVRLDEIQFIAFDSGDTEERAYRAGQIDVTMSVPFSKLDVYAAERPAELHRAPLAETRYLSFNTTRPPLDNPRVRRALSLALDREQLVHSVLRGGQQPADTLVSPLLRGRNSSLNRPISFDPAAARQLLAEAGFADGRGFPQLELSAWGVTPQLIEAVQQMWQKELGVRVAITIREARVHLAALREARYDIALVNTIPDVADPADVLKDFLSAAPANYPHWSDARYDALLAAAHASSEPIPRQAQLDAAEARLLDECPLTPLYFNSINWLMSPRVRGWQPDALWTRFYLDVEITPPR; this comes from the coding sequence GTGAGCGTCGGAAACAGTCGTCGTGGCGCGCGTGGGCGCGCGGCCGCCCTCGGCCGCACCTTCGGCGCGTTGCTCTGCCTCTCTATCGCTCTCTCTTCAGGCTGCGCCCGCCGCGATCCACCAGCGGCTACCGATTCCTCCGCGCGCGTTCTCCGGATCAGTCAGCGCAACGAACCCGCCGATCTCGATCCGGCACGCGCCACGCTCCCTGACGAATTCTTCATTCTCCGCGCGTTGAGCGAGGGCCTCGTCAACCCGCTCCCGCTAACCTCCTCCACCGGCGCAGTCGCCGGCGTCGCGCCGGGCGTCGCCGAACGCTGGGAGACTTCCGCCGACGGACTCATCGTCACGTTTCATCTTCGCGCCGACGCGCGCTGGTCCAACGGCGATCCCGTCACCGCCGAGGATTTCCTCGCGTCCTACCGCCGCGCGCTTCAGCCGGCAACCGCCGCGTCGAAGGCTCCGCTCTTTCATCTCGTGAAAAACGCCCGCGCGTTCGCGTCGGGTGCGCTAACCGACTTTGCAGGCGTCGGCTTCGCCGCGCCCGATCCGCGCACGTTCGTGATCACGCTGGAGCGGCCGGAGCCGAATTTTCTGGTCTACGCCGCCAGCGGACCCTGGCTGCCCGTCCATCCCCGCACGGTGGAGCAGCACGGACGCGATTGGACTCGCCCGGAAAACTTCGTCGGCAACGGCCCGTTCACGCTCGAAGAGTGGCGACCGAACCAGCGGATCGTCGTTCGTCGCAACCCGCACTATCATTCGCCCCAACGCGTTCGGCTCGACGAGATCCAGTTCATCGCCTTCGACAGCGGCGACACCGAGGAGCGCGCCTATCGCGCCGGCCAGATCGACGTCACGATGTCGGTGCCGTTCAGCAAGCTCGACGTCTACGCCGCGGAGCGCCCTGCCGAGCTCCACCGCGCACCGCTCGCCGAGACGCGCTATCTCTCGTTCAACACCACGCGCCCGCCACTCGACAATCCACGCGTTCGCCGCGCACTCTCTCTCGCGCTCGATCGCGAACAACTTGTCCACTCCGTCCTCCGCGGCGGCCAGCAGCCAGCCGACACGCTCGTCTCACCGCTGCTGCGCGGTCGGAACAGCTCCCTGAACCGTCCGATTTCCTTCGATCCCGCCGCTGCGCGGCAGTTGCTCGCCGAGGCGGGATTCGCCGACGGCCGCGGTTTCCCGCAGCTGGAATTGTCCGCGTGGGGCGTGACGCCACAGCTCATCGAAGCCGTGCAGCAGATGTGGCAGAAGGAACTCGGTGTGCGCGTCGCCATCACGATTCGCGAAGCCCGCGTCCATCTCGCCGCGCTGCGTGAGGCACGCTACGACATCGCACTCGTTAACACGATCCCCGACGTCGCCGACCCCGCCGACGTTCTCAAGGACTTTCTTTCCGCCGCGCCGGCCAACTACCCGCACTGGTCCGATGCGCGCTACGACGCGCTCCTCGCCGCCGCCCACGCGAGTTCCGAGCCCATCCCGCGGCAGGCGCAGCTGGACGCCGCGGAAGCGAGGCTGCTTGATGAATGCCCGCTCACTCCGCTCTATTTCAACTCCATCAACTGGCTCATGTCGCCTCGCGTCCGCGGCTGGCAACCTGACGCTCTTTGGACACGCTTCTACCTCGATGTCGAAATCACACCTCCCCGCTGA